Within Xanthomonas oryzae pv. oryzae, the genomic segment AAATCGGCCTCGGCCGGCACGCCGCGCTTGTAGGCGAACGATTCGAACAGCAGCGACAGGCGGTCGTTGCTGCCGAGCGCGAATTCGGTGACCACGCGGCGGCGAAACTGATGCACGTTGAGCGTGCTGGTATCGATGATGGCATCGGCCTGCACGCGCAGCGGCTCGGTCAACTGACGCTCACGGGTGATCGCTTCCGGCAGCGCCAGGCCGAGATGGCTGAGCGGATGGCGGCGGCGGGTGTCGGCGTAGCGCTTGATCAATGCCTCGTCGCTGGCCTCGAAAAACAGCAGCAGCGCTTCGATGCCGTATTCCTGTGCGGCCAGGCGCCATTGCGCCAGCTGGGTCAGGTCGCTGCGGCTGCGCACGTCGATGCCCACCGCCAGGCGCTGGTTGCCGATGGGGTTGCCACGCAAACGGCTTTTGACGAAGTCCGGCAGCAGCTCGACCGGCAGATTGTCCGAGCAGTAGTAATCCAGGTCTTCGAAGGTCTTCAGCGCGACCGATTTGCCCGAGCCGGACAGCCCGCTCACGATCATCAGCGTGGAGGGCGCGATACTCATGGCGTACGTCGCTCCAGCAGATTGCTGTGGCGGGCGATGAACATCGCCGCCGGATCGATGCCTTTGGTGCGCAGGATATGCAGGCGCGTGGCCGCTTCGGTCAGCACGGCCAGATTGCGGCCGGGCATCACCGGCAGGGTGATCAGCGGCACGTCCAGGTCCAGCACATGGCGGCTGCCGGAATCGCCGGTCAGGCGCTCGTAGCCGGAGGGTGTGGGCTCGGTCATCGGCCGGGTCAGGTGCACGATCAGGCGCAGGTATTTGTTTTTCTTCACCGCGGTGTCGCCGAACATGTCGCGCACGTTCAACACGCCCAGGCCGCGTACTTCGAGCAGATCCTGCAGCAACTCGGGGCAGGTGCCGTCGAGCACATCGGGCGCGATCTGGGTGAACTCCGGCGCATCGTCGGCCACCAGCCGGTGGCCGCGGCTGAGCAGTTCCAGCGCCAGCTCGCTCTTGCCCGAGCCGGCCTCGCCGGTGATCAGCACGCCGATC encodes:
- the hprK gene encoding HPr(Ser) kinase/phosphatase, coding for MNTSITARELFDQQRDKLALRWVAGQKGEHREIQAGSNNARRPSLAGYLNVIYPNKVQILGTEELAWLDSLDARQRWETIEKIIQVQPLALAISKNQSCPEDLGAAADESNTPLWISPKRGHELLNHLSYHLARTLAPRVTLHGVFMEIYSIGVLITGEAGSGKSELALELLSRGHRLVADDAPEFTQIAPDVLDGTCPELLQDLLEVRGLGVLNVRDMFGDTAVKKNKYLRLIVHLTRPMTEPTPSGYERLTGDSGSRHVLDLDVPLITLPVMPGRNLAVLTEAATRLHILRTKGIDPAAMFIARHSNLLERRTP
- the rapZ gene encoding RNase adapter RapZ; protein product: MSIAPSTLMIVSGLSGSGKSVALKTFEDLDYYCSDNLPVELLPDFVKSRLRGNPIGNQRLAVGIDVRSRSDLTQLAQWRLAAQEYGIEALLLFFEASDEALIKRYADTRRRHPLSHLGLALPEAITRERQLTEPLRVQADAIIDTSTLNVHQFRRRVVTEFALGSNDRLSLLFESFAYKRGVPAEADFVFDARVLPNPHWDPELRPLTGRDAGVRNYLDNEADVRRYSTQIVDLLDTWLPRLRNDTRSYVTIAFGCTGGKHRSVYMAERMARHAREQGWPEVATFHREQD